TACAAGTCATTATAGCATCATAGTGTTTGCGGAAGAACTGTTGAGCCGTGTTAGTTGCTGTTTCTAACATAGTAACCATAGTGTAGTTTACTATTTGGAGCCTTTTTGTGAGTTCTTGAAAGCATTAAACGCTATAAGATAAAGGCAGATGAGAACGATCACAGCTATAATCAATATCCAGTTTATTTCCTTCCATTCTTTTCGTAGGTTCCCTAACACACCCGCTTTACACGAGTCACAATTGTAGCACAGTTGATTCGGGTCATTGTTCCATAAGATGCAGTCCACGTCACCCATCGGGTTAGTCGGGTTGATCCACGTTATTGGGTTGACGTATTGATACCCACACACCGTTGGAGGCTTGCAACATCCCGACTGTAAAATAatagtatatgtatattaactttcatTTAAATTTAAACGGGTCGGCTATATGGATTCGGGTCTTTTCGGGTATACAGGCTGGTTAATCTGGTTTGTATCTATAACCGTCCCGGACCCGAACCCGTGTAAAAATTTAAAACCACTCTTATACCCCCGCAGACCTGGCCCATACCTGGCCCAAAAATGTCGGGTTATAGGTTTCCCCATCAGGTACGGGTATTTTTTTCCATCCCTGTTAAATATATAAAGCATACCTGAAGAGAAGAGATATGGGAAGCAAAGAACTCGGGTGCAGTGTAAGCACCCCAAACCATTTTCTTACAAACGGAAGATGAAGCCAAACACGCCCTTATACTCCCCCAGTTTTCGGGATCAGTTATATGATCCCGAAGCCACTCTGAGTACCCCATGTAACGGTACTCATCATATTCCCGATCGGGAACCGAAAACGCACCAGACGGGTGGGTCACAATGAAAGCAAGTATAAGGAGAATGATTCCGGTAACTATGAGCGCCGCGTTGCAAAAAAGGTAAAACGACAATAAGCCTTGTTTGTTGTAATATGCGCCAATGAAGCCGGTGAGTGAGAGTAGGAGAAAAAGGACGCCTACGAAGATGATGGGCCACGGGAGCGAGCGGATGCAGTTGTTGTCGGGTTTTGAAGCGAGCCAGATACCGGTTACGATGATCGGGATTGAACAAATAAGTGCTAGGAAGTTTATTGTAGCTATTATGTTGTTGCTTACTGCCATAGTTGATTTTAACAGAGTTGATAGTGAGTTTTCACACAGTTAGAGAAGATGTTGAAAACATGGGTTATGGGTTTAGGGAACATATTCTATACCCACTTATAATAAAAATTCTTACTTTTACAAGCGATGATTGGGGAATTACTTTAAAGATTCTTGAAGATTAGGCAATGAAAATAGCAATTTGATTATAAAAAATTGAGATTGATTCTTTTTTAGTGTCTTTATGCATACCATTATCACAAGAAAAGGTGGGGTCTTGTTTCCATTAGTGATCAAAGTCAAATTTGGTCCTTTGTTGCCTATGAAGATTGGCATATTAGTAAGCAGCATTTGTGTTGCTTAAATAAACTAGCTATATACAGGTGTTGGACGTGGTGTGAGACTGTTAGTTCCatttgaatacttgaacattcacctaagtgataatgataatgataatgataatgataatgatattgataatgataatgataatgataatgataatgactcGATTATGTTTGACTTAGAATAAGAAGCTGCCATTAGAAGTTAATTTCGCTTTAACTCGTTGTAATCAGTTTCATATGTAGATCCAAAGTGGACTAGTTCGATGTTTATGGGCCTGCCTAAAACTTAAATGGGTTGCCcatttatatatttgtaattatttatatatatttttttttttttttgaaaggcaagcccccCAATTGTAGCACATGGGGATTGAACTTGGGTCTCTTTTGGAGATTCCTAATCATCCAACCATCAAGCCACACGTTGAGGTTGTAATTATTTATAGTTGCAATAAAAATTTACTTGCTTTTCATAtaaaaaacaagaaaaaaaaaaaaaaaaaaaaacttcacggACGATATTATCCGGAATTGACACTTGTAAAGTTACTAAAATGTTCTATTGAGGAAATAATATATTtgagattccaaaaagttgcaagAATGGATGTGGCACGAGCATTAGGTATGCTACAATGTCGTTGAGCAATCTTTAAAAACACATCTTGATTCATGTACACTTGTGTGATTTTAGGCAACATGATAATTGTAGACAACATACATTTTATATGCGAATATATTTTATATGTGAATTGGAGGATGACTATCTCAAAAATCTGAATAGTTTCTTGGGACGTTCTTGATCTGACAGAATTGCAATTAATCAACATACGGACACAAAATTATGCGCTAGGAGAATGCAatttaaatttttatatgatatcatcGAACACATTTGGAGTCACCTGGATAAATTTTGTGTTCGAGATATGCTATTTCATTTGATAAATGCAATTTTCATTTCTAGTTTGTCGTTTTAAATCTAATCTGTGATATATTTTGCGTGAGGATAAGATAAACGAAAACGAAAAAAATGCATACATTACTTTAAAAGCCAAAGGTCTTCTTGTTTAACGATAGCAATAAAGCTCATCAAATTTGAGGTTGTGAGTTCGAATTTCGTCGTGGACAAAAAAGATGTGCGTATTTGCTATTTAAAATTAATACATTACTTTAAAATAGTGAGTACGTATTTGAAGTAATAAAAAATCATAATTTAAAAGACTTATTTTGATACGAATTAATGGAGTATCAAATGCATGTTTTGTAGTTTCTACTCTTAAATTAACAACTATTGAGCTACTTTGAGATTAAAAGCCCAACACAAATCAAGTCCAAATACAGTCCAATACAACTATGAGGCCAGTTCATATTTCACAGTTGGGTCCAAAACCAACGTTGACTTTGAAAGTAAATATATCACTTGTTTTTCAAGAAACAAAGTAACAACTGGTTGTTTCCGAGTCTACAAGTTGACAAGTAGATTACCCAAACTAAGGATCATTGACTAGTCATAAAAATATTCAAACCTTTCAAGTTTACTACTTCTATACAGCAACTCATAACAAATTTGCATCCTTACTACGACTACTTTATTATTCTTACTTTTACTTATGGGGATTGTATTCCCTTGAATCCAAAAttttatttgaaattcaatggatcaatcagagcgcgacatgtgacgcaacaattacatgtgattgaattttattttatttttcaaaatgtttttttaaataatttttttcgaaatttactttttctttaaatttttatttatttaaaaatttagCATGCCAAATCTAATCACATAATAACATGTGATTCTGAATGTCAAATCCAGTTAcatgtaattgaaaaaaaaaattcaaaattttgtttttttttcaatcacgtgtgattagatttgacatgcagaatcacttgtgattggattttacaatcacatgttattgacatgcagaatcacatgtgatttactgcatgtcaaatccaatcacatgtgatttaaaataattgggaaaaaaatttgaaaaaaaaaaaattttcaaatttttttttttttttgaaaaaatatatattttttcaatcacatgtgattgtcgcgccacatgtgaCACTCTGATTGGTCTCTTGAATCTGAACTTAAAAGTTgaattcatttgaatattcctctatATAGAATATAGATAAAAAAAACATATTGTATGATAAATTGTCAGCTATTCATGTAGCTCAGTTTATTCATTAGACCTTCATTAACGCGCCAGTGTTGAGGTGTGTGTGCTCCCAACACGCCTCTAACACATGGATAATGGGGCGTGTTGGGGTGTGTGCTCGTGGCGTGCATAAACCTAGCACGGAGCAAAATTGTGTGTGCTCCAATTTATGTTGCTTTTGATTAGttcaatttttatatttaattattttttatccACTATTTCACCCAACTTCCGATCAGATTTTAACGCATCACTCAACACGCCACTTAACACTCCACCCCATTACACAGCA
The window above is part of the Rutidosis leptorrhynchoides isolate AG116_Rl617_1_P2 chromosome 1, CSIRO_AGI_Rlap_v1, whole genome shotgun sequence genome. Proteins encoded here:
- the LOC139878648 gene encoding tetraspanin-2-like, which encodes MAVSNNIIATINFLALICSIPIIVTGIWLASKPDNNCIRSLPWPIIFVGVLFLLLSLTGFIGAYYNKQGLLSFYLFCNAALIVTGIILLILAFIVTHPSGAFSVPDREYDEYRYMGYSEWLRDHITDPENWGSIRACLASSSVCKKMVWGAYTAPEFFASHISSLQSGCCKPPTVCGYQYVNPITWINPTNPMGDVDCILWNNDPNQLCYNCDSCKAGVLGNLRKEWKEINWILIIAVIVLICLYLIAFNAFKNSQKGSK